From Thermus brockianus, the proteins below share one genomic window:
- a CDS encoding SDR family oxidoreductase produces MRVLVTGATGYVGGRLVPRLLERGHRVRVLVRDARRLGGRPWAERVEVVEGSLEDEGALLRALEGVEAAYYLVHAMLSEARFQEAEERQATAFVRVAQRVGLPHAIYLGGLLPRKGRPSPHLASRARVGEILRRGVPTTEFRAGPIVGSGSASFEMVRYLTERLPVMVAPRWVLNPVSPIAIRDVLAYLLQALEKGPSGVVEVGAPPLSFKAMMETYAEVRGLKRLILPVPVLAPRLAALWVGLVTPIPNRLALPLVEGILHPLVADTARAKALFPEVDPIPYREAVALALERTALGEVETRWSGALQGRSYFLEDREGVIREVRTLPVQAPPEAVYRVFASLGGERGWLVWGWAWALRGLVDRLLGGPGLRRGRRHPTLLLPGEAVDFWRVEAVEPGRLLRLRAEMRLPGKAWLEWQALPEGEGCRLVQTAYFAPVGLTGFLYWWALYPIHARIFSDLARAIAKEAERQREALA; encoded by the coding sequence ATGCGGGTCTTGGTCACCGGCGCCACGGGCTACGTGGGGGGAAGGCTGGTGCCCCGGCTTCTGGAGAGGGGCCACCGGGTGCGCGTCCTCGTCCGCGACGCCCGCCGCCTTGGGGGCCGCCCCTGGGCGGAGCGGGTGGAGGTGGTGGAGGGGAGCCTCGAGGACGAAGGGGCCCTCCTCCGGGCCCTGGAGGGGGTGGAGGCCGCCTACTACCTGGTGCACGCCATGCTCTCGGAGGCCCGCTTCCAGGAGGCGGAGGAGCGCCAGGCTACGGCCTTCGTCCGGGTGGCCCAAAGGGTAGGGCTCCCCCACGCCATCTACCTGGGGGGGCTCCTGCCCCGGAAGGGGCGGCCTTCCCCCCACCTGGCGAGCCGGGCCCGGGTGGGGGAGATCCTGCGGAGAGGGGTGCCCACCACGGAGTTCCGCGCCGGGCCCATCGTGGGCTCGGGCTCGGCCAGCTTTGAGATGGTCCGCTACCTCACGGAACGCCTCCCCGTGATGGTGGCCCCCCGCTGGGTCCTGAACCCCGTCTCCCCCATCGCCATCCGCGACGTCCTGGCCTACCTCCTCCAGGCCCTGGAGAAGGGGCCCTCGGGGGTGGTGGAGGTGGGGGCCCCGCCCCTTTCCTTCAAGGCCATGATGGAGACCTACGCCGAGGTGCGGGGGCTCAAGCGCCTCATCCTCCCCGTGCCCGTCCTGGCCCCCAGGCTTGCGGCCCTTTGGGTGGGCCTCGTCACCCCCATCCCCAACCGCCTGGCCCTGCCCCTGGTGGAGGGCATCCTCCACCCCCTGGTGGCGGACACCGCCCGGGCCAAGGCCCTCTTCCCCGAGGTGGACCCCATCCCCTACCGGGAGGCGGTGGCCCTGGCCCTGGAGCGCACCGCCCTGGGCGAGGTGGAAACCCGCTGGTCGGGGGCCCTCCAGGGGCGGAGCTACTTCCTGGAGGACCGGGAGGGGGTTATCCGCGAGGTGCGCACCCTCCCCGTCCAGGCACCCCCCGAGGCCGTCTACCGGGTCTTCGCCTCCTTGGGGGGCGAGCGGGGGTGGCTCGTCTGGGGCTGGGCCTGGGCCTTGCGGGGGCTCGTGGACCGGCTCCTGGGGGGCCCGGGCTTACGGCGGGGCCGGCGCCACCCCACCCTCCTCCTCCCCGGGGAGGCCGTGGACTTCTGGCGCGTGGAGGCGGTGGAGCCGGGCCGCCTCCTCCGCCTCAGGGCGGAGATGCGCCTGCCCGGGAAGGCGTGGCTGGAGTGGCAGGCCCTTCCCGAGGGGGAAGGTTGCCGCCTGGTCCAGACCGCCTACTTCGCCCCCGTGGGCCTCACGGGCTTCCTCTACTGGTGGGCGCTCTACCCCATCCACGCCCGCATCTTCAGCGACCTGGCGCGGGCCATCGCCAAGGAGGCGGAACGGCAACGGGAAGCCCTCGCCTAG
- a CDS encoding SDR family NAD(P)-dependent oxidoreductase, with protein MRVLVLGSTGGLGGALAWALRGHELFLSGRRPGPLRALAEEVGGKPIPADLSDELEAQALLEEAGPLDLLLHAVGVAGRAPVRQTPRDLLEGMLQAHLLTAHHVLKHARFRPGARAVFFGAYPAYVRFPAFAAYAAAKGALEAYLEAARKEFRREGVHLVLVRLPAVATALWNPLGGPPKGALAPEEAAQRVLRGVLAEPPPEVLEV; from the coding sequence ATGCGCGTCCTGGTGCTTGGGTCCACGGGAGGCTTAGGGGGAGCCTTGGCCTGGGCCCTAAGGGGGCACGAGCTATTTCTCTCCGGCCGGCGCCCGGGGCCCCTGAGGGCGCTGGCGGAGGAGGTGGGGGGTAAACCCATCCCCGCCGACCTCTCCGACGAGCTGGAGGCCCAGGCCCTCCTGGAGGAGGCGGGGCCCTTGGACCTCCTCCTCCACGCCGTGGGCGTGGCGGGGCGGGCCCCGGTGCGGCAAACCCCAAGGGACCTCCTGGAGGGGATGCTCCAGGCCCACCTCCTCACCGCCCACCACGTCCTCAAGCACGCCCGCTTCCGGCCTGGGGCCCGCGCCGTGTTCTTCGGGGCCTATCCCGCCTACGTGCGGTTTCCTGCCTTCGCCGCCTACGCCGCCGCCAAGGGGGCTCTGGAAGCCTACCTGGAAGCGGCCCGCAAGGAGTTCCGCCGGGAAGGGGTCCATCTCGTCCTGGTACGCCTTCCCGCCGTGGCCACGGCGCTTTGGAACCCCCTCGGGGGCCCGCCCAAGGGGGCCCTCGCCCCCGAGGAGGCGGCCCAAAGGGTCCTGCGAGGGGTCCTGGCCGAGCCCCCGCCCGAGGTCCTGGAGGTGTAG
- a CDS encoding YceI family protein — protein MWTAFLFLLAFAQAPYAVEGVARYRGYYPLGSWEGVNPTARGEVQWDGERASGKVCLEQAAWDSGIGERDKKALEILRAKEYPEACLYPKRASFAGARFVVEGELSLAGRTRPVRLEGELRQTLEGYRFQGRFTTRFSEWGLERPRFLFLEVRDEVEVFLEAEVRR, from the coding sequence ATGTGGACCGCTTTCCTCTTCCTCCTGGCCTTCGCCCAGGCCCCCTACGCCGTGGAGGGCGTGGCCCGCTACCGGGGCTACTACCCCCTGGGGAGCTGGGAGGGGGTGAACCCCACGGCCCGGGGGGAGGTCCAGTGGGACGGGGAGCGGGCCTCGGGAAAGGTCTGCCTGGAGCAGGCGGCTTGGGACTCGGGGATCGGGGAAAGGGACAAGAAGGCCCTGGAGATCCTCCGGGCAAAGGAGTACCCCGAGGCCTGCCTCTACCCCAAGCGGGCCTCCTTCGCCGGGGCCCGGTTCGTGGTGGAGGGGGAGCTCTCCCTGGCGGGCCGCACCCGCCCCGTGCGCCTGGAAGGGGAGCTCCGGCAAACCCTCGAGGGCTACCGCTTCCAGGGCCGCTTCACCACCCGCTTTTCCGAGTGGGGCCTGGAGCGGCCCCGCTTCCTCTTCCTGGAGGTGCGGGACGAGGTGGAGGTCTTCCTCGAGGCGGAGGTCCGGCGGTGA
- a CDS encoding phytoene desaturase family protein — protein MRAVVVGAGIGGLVAAQVLKRAGLEVVVLEAHTYPGGLAGSFHHRGFRFEAGATLLTGLAPGAPLALALEAAGVEPPVRPLPEGFPLLQVLLPRGPLVRPVGREAEREAQVDFFGKGVLPFWAWQRDRAERLLALAPRLPWPPEPEEAPLLLRTLPGLLPLLPDLLARASRRAPEDPAFRLFLEAQLLISAQTKDPYALYAALGLDLPHLGAALPPYVGLLAEALAGGLEVRYKARAVRLLHREGRAHGVEVVYGGRRRGEREVVAGEVFVLNVPPEPLLGLPERVPGDGWGAFVVYGVLPFRASPPYYRQNARERPFAFLSLRPEGERTLFSLSLHTPLALWAGLEGEDYRRAKARWQAKALALGEALLPGLREAILLFAATPLTYRRFAGRAWVGGIPQTHPFRFPRVRLLRNAFRVGEGVFPGQGIPAAALSGLRAARLALAYLGLGGVLGNPLAPGPSYPPAP, from the coding sequence GTGCGGGCGGTGGTGGTGGGGGCCGGGATCGGGGGCTTGGTGGCGGCCCAGGTCCTTAAGCGGGCGGGCCTCGAGGTGGTGGTGCTGGAGGCCCACACCTACCCGGGGGGGCTTGCGGGAAGCTTCCATCACCGGGGCTTCCGCTTTGAGGCGGGGGCCACCCTCCTCACGGGCCTCGCCCCCGGCGCTCCCCTGGCCTTGGCCCTGGAGGCGGCGGGGGTGGAGCCCCCCGTCAGGCCCCTTCCCGAGGGCTTTCCCCTCCTCCAGGTCCTCCTCCCCCGGGGCCCCCTCGTCCGGCCCGTGGGGCGGGAGGCGGAGCGGGAGGCCCAGGTGGACTTTTTCGGGAAGGGGGTTCTCCCCTTTTGGGCCTGGCAGCGGGACCGGGCGGAGCGCCTCCTCGCCCTAGCGCCCCGCCTCCCCTGGCCCCCCGAACCCGAGGAGGCGCCCCTCCTCCTCCGCACCCTCCCCGGGCTTCTCCCCCTCCTGCCGGACCTCCTCGCGCGGGCCTCGAGGCGGGCCCCGGAGGACCCGGCCTTCCGCCTTTTCCTCGAGGCGCAACTCCTCATCAGCGCCCAAACGAAGGACCCCTACGCCCTCTACGCCGCCCTGGGCCTGGACCTGCCCCACCTGGGGGCGGCCCTTCCCCCCTACGTGGGCCTTCTGGCCGAGGCCTTGGCGGGGGGCCTCGAGGTGCGCTACAAGGCCAGGGCGGTGCGCCTCCTCCACCGGGAGGGCCGGGCCCACGGGGTGGAGGTGGTCTACGGGGGCCGGCGCCGGGGGGAGCGGGAGGTGGTGGCGGGGGAGGTCTTCGTCCTCAACGTCCCCCCCGAGCCCCTTCTGGGCCTCCCGGAGCGGGTTCCCGGGGACGGTTGGGGGGCCTTCGTGGTCTACGGGGTCCTGCCCTTCCGGGCTAGCCCTCCCTACTACCGGCAAAACGCCCGGGAAAGGCCCTTCGCCTTCCTCTCCTTGCGGCCCGAAGGGGAAAGGACCCTCTTCAGCCTCTCCCTCCACACCCCCTTGGCCCTGTGGGCGGGGCTGGAGGGGGAGGACTACCGGAGGGCCAAGGCCCGCTGGCAGGCCAAGGCCCTGGCGCTAGGGGAGGCCCTCCTCCCCGGGCTTCGGGAGGCCATCCTCCTCTTCGCCGCCACCCCCCTCACCTACCGGCGCTTCGCCGGCCGGGCCTGGGTGGGGGGCATCCCCCAGACCCACCCCTTCCGCTTCCCCCGGGTGCGCCTCCTGCGGAACGCCTTCCGGGTGGGGGAGGGGGTTTTCCCCGGGCAGGGCATCCCCGCCGCCGCCCTTTCCGGGCTCAGGGCGGCCCGGCTGGCCCTGGCCTACTTGGGCCTAGGAGGAGTTCTAGGTAATCCCTTAGCGCCCGGGCCGTCCTACCCTCCCGCTCCGTGA
- a CDS encoding cobyric acid synthase: protein MRAKALAVWGTGSGVGKSLFVAGLLRHFRRLGLKAAPFKAQNMANHARVVAGGEMATAQWLQARAAGVAPEVRMNPVLVKPFGERGAQVVVLGRVDPFLSSLPWRERKPHLEAPVREALEGLLAEYELVVLEGAGSPVERNLWPDLPNLQVAAWAGARALLVADVDQGGALGALYGTWALLGEHRERLLGFAFNKFRGDLSLLKPAYGLLEAWTGVPVLGTLPMLPLELPEEDGFRHRLRGGEGPKVAILRYPHAANLDEFWPLAELARAVYAETPEEAEGAELLILPGSRLPARDLPWLKAFLPLLRRHVEAGKPLLAVCGGAEMLSEVIADEEGVEEQGVFPGLGLLPYRVRMRREKRVKARRVPLSGLAGYWGRLNGLEAEGYEIHHGEGLPLIHQEGSLLATWLHGLLENPGVQRALFGREARALDEALDSLADALERHLDLPRLHRALGLTGRLWQGVAPQSPDPPPRPGLVLLLGGARSGKSRHAQRLAGPQATLIATAEARDEEMADRIRRHRAERPPTWETLEEPLDLAGALGRARHPVVVVDCLTVWVSNLLERNLDPLAEVERFLKAVAESGKRVIAISNEVGMGIVPANALARRYRDLLGGVNARLAEEAEAVYLLVAGQPLLLKGGEPVAQATPEGHPGPEM, encoded by the coding sequence GGGTGGGGAGATGGCCACGGCCCAGTGGCTCCAGGCCCGGGCGGCGGGGGTGGCGCCCGAGGTGCGCATGAACCCCGTGCTGGTGAAGCCCTTCGGGGAGCGGGGGGCCCAGGTGGTGGTCCTGGGGAGGGTGGACCCCTTCCTCTCCTCCCTCCCCTGGAGGGAACGGAAGCCCCACCTGGAAGCCCCCGTCCGGGAGGCCCTGGAGGGGCTTCTGGCAGAGTACGAGCTCGTGGTCCTGGAGGGGGCGGGAAGCCCGGTGGAGCGCAACCTCTGGCCCGACCTCCCCAACCTCCAGGTGGCGGCGTGGGCGGGGGCCAGGGCCCTCCTGGTGGCGGACGTGGACCAAGGGGGGGCCTTGGGGGCCCTCTACGGCACCTGGGCCCTCCTGGGAGAGCACCGGGAGCGGCTTTTAGGCTTCGCCTTCAACAAGTTCCGGGGGGACCTTTCCCTCCTTAAGCCCGCCTACGGCCTCCTGGAGGCGTGGACGGGGGTGCCCGTCCTGGGCACCCTGCCCATGCTCCCCCTGGAGCTTCCCGAGGAGGACGGCTTCCGCCACCGCCTTCGGGGGGGAGAGGGGCCCAAGGTGGCCATCCTCCGCTACCCCCACGCCGCCAACCTGGACGAGTTCTGGCCCCTCGCCGAGCTGGCCCGCGCGGTCTACGCCGAAACCCCCGAGGAGGCGGAAGGGGCCGAGCTCCTCATCCTCCCGGGAAGCCGGCTTCCCGCCCGGGACCTCCCCTGGCTTAAGGCCTTCCTCCCCCTCCTCCGGCGCCACGTGGAGGCGGGAAAGCCCCTCCTCGCCGTCTGCGGCGGGGCGGAGATGCTCTCGGAGGTCATCGCGGACGAGGAGGGGGTGGAGGAGCAGGGGGTCTTCCCCGGCCTCGGCCTCCTCCCCTACCGGGTGCGCATGCGCCGGGAGAAGCGGGTGAAGGCGAGGCGGGTGCCCCTTTCGGGGTTGGCGGGCTACTGGGGGAGGCTGAACGGCCTCGAGGCGGAGGGCTACGAGATCCACCACGGGGAGGGGCTTCCCCTCATCCACCAGGAAGGAAGCCTCCTCGCCACCTGGCTCCACGGCCTCCTGGAAAACCCCGGGGTGCAACGGGCCCTCTTCGGCCGGGAGGCCCGGGCCCTGGACGAGGCCCTGGATAGCCTGGCGGACGCCCTGGAGCGCCACCTGGACCTCCCCCGCCTCCACCGGGCCCTGGGCCTTACGGGGAGGCTCTGGCAAGGGGTAGCCCCCCAAAGCCCCGACCCGCCCCCCAGGCCCGGCCTCGTCCTCCTCCTGGGCGGGGCGAGAAGCGGCAAGAGCCGCCACGCCCAGCGCCTCGCCGGTCCCCAGGCCACCCTCATCGCCACGGCGGAGGCCCGGGACGAGGAGATGGCAGACCGCATCCGGCGCCACCGGGCGGAGCGCCCCCCCACCTGGGAAACCCTGGAGGAACCCCTGGACCTGGCGGGGGCCCTGGGGCGGGCCCGCCACCCCGTGGTGGTGGTGGACTGCCTCACCGTGTGGGTTTCCAACCTCCTGGAGAGGAACCTGGACCCCTTGGCCGAGGTGGAGCGTTTCCTGAAGGCGGTGGCGGAAAGCGGCAAACGGGTCATCGCCATCTCCAACGAGGTGGGGATGGGCATCGTCCCCGCCAACGCCCTGGCCCGCCGCTACCGGGACCTCCTGGGCGGGGTGAACGCCCGGCTGGCGGAGGAGGCCGAGGCGGTCTACCTCCTGGTGGCGGGCCAACCCCTCCTCCTAAAGGGCGGGGAACCTGTGGCCCAGGCTACACCGGAGGGGCACCCTGGCCCGGAGATGTAG
- a CDS encoding alpha/beta fold hydrolase, with protein MRPLALGLLLGSALAASYLGLPGADTGRPALDRSYALVYRAENPRAVLLLVRGLLGGSTNFALLAEHLRREAPWLEVWAWERRANGLEDRRGFLGEDPLAYYQALPEPDLSPLRDFGLEVHLKDLDLAVAEASKRAPVVLAGHSLGASLATLYAWAHGEKLLGLVLLDGTLGLVTLSREAFLRGQETPLGPLPGLEDLLSGRASPVFRLPGLSPRDLALAEAEAFLAGKRPEEPVPFGPYRATREAKALLRVDDHYSPFPLFSVSAGRAWAREGLSLLGLLQGRLTLTVRGPRAGPIRWRDTGEATDPRAFLKAFAREETGFSEWYFPYRLLLEVAGYPYVRPDLKPRPLPYPVLALGAGRGLVDRPEAFRLPELFPETPSKAQVLPGLTHLDLLTEREGRTARALRDYLELLLGPSRPGPAGPP; from the coding sequence ATGCGCCCCCTCGCCCTTGGCCTCCTCCTGGGCTCGGCCTTGGCGGCCTCCTACCTGGGCCTCCCCGGCGCCGACACCGGGCGCCCGGCCCTGGACCGGAGCTACGCCCTGGTCTACCGGGCGGAAAATCCACGGGCGGTGCTCCTCCTCGTCCGGGGCCTCCTTGGGGGGAGCACCAACTTCGCCCTCCTGGCGGAGCACCTACGGCGGGAAGCCCCTTGGCTGGAGGTGTGGGCCTGGGAGCGGCGGGCCAACGGCCTGGAGGACCGCAGGGGCTTCCTGGGGGAAGACCCCTTGGCCTACTACCAAGCCCTCCCCGAGCCCGACCTCTCCCCCCTGCGGGACTTCGGCCTAGAGGTCCACCTGAAGGACCTGGACCTGGCGGTGGCGGAGGCGAGCAAACGGGCCCCCGTGGTCCTGGCCGGCCACTCCCTGGGGGCGAGCCTGGCCACCCTCTACGCCTGGGCCCACGGAGAGAAGCTCCTGGGCCTCGTCCTCCTGGACGGCACCTTGGGGCTTGTGACCCTTTCCCGGGAGGCCTTCCTGCGGGGCCAGGAAACCCCTTTGGGCCCCCTCCCCGGCCTGGAGGACCTCCTCTCGGGGCGGGCAAGCCCCGTCTTCCGGCTCCCAGGACTCTCCCCAAGGGACCTCGCCCTGGCGGAGGCGGAGGCCTTCCTGGCGGGGAAGCGCCCCGAGGAGCCCGTGCCCTTTGGGCCCTACCGGGCCACCCGGGAGGCCAAGGCCCTCCTCCGGGTGGACGACCACTACAGCCCCTTCCCCCTCTTCAGCGTGAGCGCCGGCCGGGCCTGGGCCCGGGAGGGGTTGAGCCTCCTCGGCCTCCTCCAGGGCAGGCTCACCCTCACGGTGCGGGGCCCTAGGGCCGGGCCCATCCGCTGGCGGGACACGGGGGAGGCCACGGACCCGAGGGCCTTCCTCAAGGCCTTCGCCCGGGAGGAGACGGGGTTTTCCGAGTGGTACTTCCCCTACCGCCTCCTCCTGGAGGTGGCGGGCTACCCCTACGTGCGGCCGGACCTGAAGCCTAGACCCCTGCCCTACCCCGTCCTGGCCCTGGGGGCGGGCCGGGGCCTCGTGGACCGGCCCGAGGCCTTCCGCCTCCCCGAGCTCTTCCCCGAAACCCCTAGCAAGGCCCAGGTTCTCCCCGGCCTCACCCACCTGGACCTCCTCACGGAGCGGGAGGGTAGGACGGCCCGGGCGCTAAGGGATTACCTAGAACTCCTCCTAGGCCCAAGTAGGCCAGGGCCAGCCGGGCCGCCCTGA
- a CDS encoding flavin reductase yields the protein MRLALLAVGDNFMPMAWWTPVSKDPFRFLLAVDRKNHTLGLLRELGEGALCFLPWEARAWVVRAGYLSGRRVRKAERLGVALRPAQALARTRVPEGALAVFELKVAEWPTDGDHALFLGDVVHTEGSPEAKRRPILFLGFRDFATLGETWRFRP from the coding sequence ATGCGCCTCGCCCTCCTCGCCGTGGGGGATAACTTCATGCCCATGGCCTGGTGGACCCCTGTGTCCAAAGACCCCTTCCGCTTCCTCCTGGCCGTGGACCGGAAGAACCACACCCTAGGCCTCCTCCGGGAGCTCGGCGAAGGGGCCCTCTGCTTCCTCCCCTGGGAGGCGCGGGCCTGGGTGGTGCGGGCGGGCTACCTCTCGGGGCGGCGCGTGCGCAAGGCGGAACGGTTGGGCGTGGCCCTGAGGCCCGCCCAGGCCCTGGCCCGGACCCGGGTTCCCGAGGGGGCGCTCGCCGTCTTTGAACTCAAGGTGGCGGAGTGGCCCACGGACGGGGACCACGCCCTCTTCCTGGGGGACGTGGTCCACACCGAGGGAAGCCCTGAGGCCAAAAGGCGGCCCATCCTCTTCCTGGGCTTCCGGGACTTCGCCACCTTGGGGGAAACCTGGAGGTTCCGGCCATGA
- a CDS encoding nucleotidyltransferase domain-containing protein: MGGGELAPLKEALRQAPFPIALALLFGSRARGDALLESDYDLLVVSPAFRGMNYLDRLLLLHRTLPLRHVDYVALTPEEWAARREELGVVGEAAREGIVLLENPSPPPSR; the protein is encoded by the coding sequence ATGGGTGGAGGCGAGCTTGCGCCCCTGAAGGAAGCCCTGCGCCAAGCCCCCTTCCCCATCGCCCTGGCCCTCCTCTTCGGCTCCCGCGCCCGCGGGGACGCCCTTTTGGAAAGCGACTACGACCTCCTGGTGGTCTCCCCCGCCTTCCGGGGGATGAACTATCTGGACCGGCTCCTCCTCCTCCACCGGACCCTTCCCTTGCGGCACGTGGACTACGTGGCCCTAACCCCCGAGGAGTGGGCCGCCCGAAGGGAGGAGCTCGGGGTAGTGGGGGAGGCGGCCCGGGAGGGGATCGTCCTCCTGGAAAACCCTTCCCCGCCACCATCCCGGTAG
- a CDS encoding DUF4397 domain-containing protein codes for MRRWFPLLLTVLAGLSLAQGAMVRVAHLSPDAPAVDVLVNGQRAIQNLAFKEVTPYIPLPAARVRVQVVPAGQEGPVVIDAELDLRDGVYYTVAATGFLAQIRPQVYTDALAGLFPRAGYARIRVVHTSPDAPAVDVAVKGGTVLFPNLPFPRAGQYLVVPAGRYDLEVRVAGTATVALELPGVVLESGKTYTVFAVGSVQAGTLTVVPVVDAAALGGNR; via the coding sequence ATGCGCAGGTGGTTTCCCCTTCTCCTGACGGTTTTGGCCGGGCTTTCCCTAGCCCAAGGGGCCATGGTGCGGGTGGCCCACCTCTCCCCCGACGCCCCCGCCGTGGACGTTTTGGTAAACGGCCAGCGGGCCATCCAAAACCTGGCCTTTAAGGAAGTGACCCCCTACATCCCCCTCCCCGCCGCCCGGGTGCGGGTCCAGGTGGTGCCCGCCGGGCAGGAGGGCCCCGTGGTCATTGACGCGGAGCTGGACCTGCGGGACGGCGTCTACTATACCGTGGCCGCCACGGGCTTCCTGGCCCAGATCCGGCCCCAGGTGTACACGGACGCCCTGGCGGGCCTCTTCCCCCGGGCGGGCTACGCCCGCATCCGGGTGGTCCACACCTCCCCCGACGCCCCCGCCGTGGACGTGGCGGTGAAGGGCGGGACTGTGCTCTTCCCGAACCTCCCCTTCCCCCGGGCCGGCCAGTACCTGGTGGTCCCGGCGGGGCGGTACGACCTGGAGGTGCGGGTGGCGGGCACGGCCACCGTGGCCCTGGAGCTCCCCGGGGTGGTGCTGGAAAGCGGCAAGACCTACACCGTCTTCGCCGTGGGAAGCGTCCAGGCGGGTACCCTCACCGTTGTGCCCGTGGTGGACGCCGCCGCCTTGGGCGGAAACCGCTAG
- a CDS encoding HEPN domain-containing protein — protein sequence MERLRTYPRSHDLLALAEGLGAPEGVREASRPFTLSRYPDVAGTLPARLYGKAQGEARLEAAKEVLSWVEASLRP from the coding sequence GTGGAGCGCCTGCGCACCTATCCCCGGTCCCACGATCTCCTGGCCCTCGCGGAGGGCCTGGGGGCTCCCGAGGGGGTGCGGGAGGCAAGCCGCCCCTTCACCCTGAGCCGCTACCCCGACGTGGCGGGCACCCTCCCCGCCCGGCTCTATGGGAAGGCCCAAGGGGAGGCGCGCCTCGAGGCGGCCAAGGAGGTGCTCTCATGGGTGGAGGCGAGCTTGCGCCCCTGA
- a CDS encoding class I SAM-dependent methyltransferase, with amino-acid sequence MALPPWLLPLLACPRCGAPLEGFRCAPCGVGYPLRGPFPDLRAGKERLPLALVNRFPPTAWLYDAWRGRSTGLLSGGALTFAEEIAHLRAWLLPTGGPFLDVGTGTGVYREALGERAVGIDPSPAFLRVAARRRPGPYLLAHGEALPFGAGVFSGVAIGPTWNEFQDPRRAALEARRVLRKGGRLFGMLLLGPGPSFGLFRPGGEKVLSLLQEAGFRAELLRFGRLGLVLAEA; translated from the coding sequence ATGGCCCTTCCCCCCTGGCTCCTCCCCCTCCTCGCCTGCCCCCGGTGCGGGGCTCCCCTCGAGGGCTTCCGCTGCGCCCCGTGCGGGGTGGGCTACCCCTTAAGGGGTCCCTTTCCTGACCTGCGGGCCGGGAAGGAGCGTCTCCCCCTGGCCCTAGTCAACCGCTTCCCCCCCACCGCCTGGCTCTACGATGCCTGGCGGGGGCGGTCCACGGGCCTCCTCTCGGGAGGGGCCCTCACCTTCGCCGAGGAGATCGCCCACCTCCGGGCGTGGCTCCTCCCCACGGGGGGGCCCTTCCTGGACGTGGGCACGGGAACGGGGGTTTACCGGGAGGCCCTGGGGGAAAGGGCCGTGGGCATAGACCCCTCCCCCGCCTTCCTCCGGGTGGCCGCCCGGCGCCGGCCCGGCCCCTACCTCCTCGCCCACGGGGAGGCCCTCCCCTTCGGCGCGGGGGTGTTTTCCGGGGTGGCCATCGGGCCCACCTGGAACGAGTTCCAAGACCCTAGGCGGGCGGCCCTCGAGGCCAGGCGGGTGCTCCGGAAGGGAGGAAGGCTTTTTGGGATGCTCCTCCTGGGCCCGGGGCCCTCCTTTGGGCTTTTCCGGCCGGGTGGGGAAAAGGTCCTTTCCCTTCTCCAGGAAGCGGGCTTCCGGGCCGAACTCCTCCGCTTTGGGCGGCTTGGCCTGGTGCTGGCGGAGGCGTAA